In Ancalomicrobiaceae bacterium S20, the following proteins share a genomic window:
- a CDS encoding xanthine dehydrogenase family protein subunit M: protein MERFDYTRAESVETASRNAAMSADAGASPVMAATQYIAGGTNMTDYMKLGVMRPTRLVDLNPLALQGMARIEAGPHGLRLGALVRMAEAQDHAAIRRDYPVIAQSLMLAASQQIRNMASLGGNVLQRTRCEYFRETSWPCNKRDPGSGCAAMDGVNRQHAVLGTSDACIATYHGDFAQALIALDAAVDVTGPAGRRTLPFAALHRQPGDSPHVETVLAPGDVITAITVPAGSWTRRSRYVKVRDRDSYAFALASAAVALDLDGDTVRHARIGLGGVATVPWRAREAESALEGRRLDEAVAREAARIAFAGARAREHNAYKIPLGQRTLVRALLETRDMEI, encoded by the coding sequence ATGGAGCGCTTCGATTACACGCGCGCCGAGTCCGTCGAGACGGCCTCCCGCAATGCCGCCATGTCAGCGGATGCCGGTGCCTCTCCGGTGATGGCCGCCACGCAGTACATTGCGGGCGGCACGAACATGACCGACTACATGAAGCTCGGCGTGATGCGGCCGACCCGCCTCGTCGACCTCAATCCGCTGGCTCTCCAGGGCATGGCACGGATCGAGGCCGGACCGCACGGGTTGCGGCTCGGCGCGCTGGTGCGGATGGCCGAGGCGCAGGACCATGCCGCGATCCGGCGCGACTATCCTGTTATCGCGCAGTCGCTGATGCTCGCGGCGAGCCAGCAGATCCGCAACATGGCGAGCCTCGGCGGCAATGTCCTGCAGCGGACGCGGTGCGAGTATTTTCGCGAGACGTCCTGGCCCTGCAACAAGCGCGATCCCGGTTCGGGGTGCGCGGCGATGGACGGCGTGAACCGGCAGCACGCCGTTCTCGGCACCTCGGACGCCTGTATCGCGACCTATCACGGCGACTTCGCCCAGGCCCTGATCGCGCTCGATGCCGCCGTCGACGTGACCGGTCCGGCCGGGCGGCGGACGCTGCCGTTCGCGGCACTCCATCGGCAACCGGGCGACAGCCCGCATGTCGAGACCGTCCTCGCGCCCGGCGACGTGATCACCGCGATCACCGTGCCCGCCGGTTCCTGGACCCGCCGATCCCGCTACGTGAAGGTTCGCGACCGCGACTCCTACGCTTTCGCGCTCGCCTCGGCCGCCGTCGCGCTGGACCTCGACGGCGACACGGTTCGCCATGCCCGGATCGGGCTCGGCGGTGTCGCGACGGTTCCGTGGCGCGCCCGGGAGGCGGAGAGCGCCCTCGAAGGGCGCCGGCTCGACGAGGCGGTCGCCCGCGAGGCCGCGCGGATCGCTTTCGCCGGCGCGCGGGCACGCGAACACAACGCCTACAAGATCCCGCTCGGCCAGCGCACGCTCGTCCGCGCCCTGCTCGAAACCCGCGACATGGAGATCTGA
- a CDS encoding (2Fe-2S)-binding protein: MAEHNPRSTQSRREFLTVAAGTCAAPLAYAATPTAAAADTSAAATGKGGADAIETVALPVNGQLHRLALDPRTTLLDALRDHIGLTGTKKGCDHGQCGACTVHIDGHRALSCMTFAVMAEGRAVTTIEGLAEPGGRLHPMQQAFVDHDAFQCGYCTPGQIMSAIACIKEGHASSEADIREFMSGNLCRCAAYPNIVAAIMQARAEMQEL; the protein is encoded by the coding sequence ATGGCGGAGCACAATCCGAGATCGACCCAGAGCCGGCGCGAATTCCTGACCGTGGCTGCCGGCACCTGTGCCGCGCCATTGGCCTATGCGGCGACGCCCACGGCGGCGGCCGCCGACACATCCGCTGCGGCGACGGGGAAGGGCGGGGCCGACGCGATCGAAACGGTCGCCCTGCCGGTCAACGGACAGCTCCATCGTCTGGCGCTCGATCCGCGGACGACCCTGCTCGACGCCCTGCGCGACCATATCGGCCTGACCGGCACCAAGAAGGGCTGTGATCACGGTCAGTGCGGCGCCTGCACGGTTCATATCGACGGCCATCGGGCGCTGTCCTGCATGACCTTCGCGGTGATGGCCGAGGGCCGCGCGGTGACGACGATCGAGGGGCTCGCGGAGCCCGGTGGACGCCTGCATCCCATGCAGCAGGCCTTCGTCGATCACGACGCCTTCCAGTGCGGCTACTGCACGCCCGGGCAGATCATGTCCGCCATCGCGTGCATCAAGGAGGGCCATGCGTCCTCCGAGGCCGACATCCGCGAATTCATGAGCGGCAACCTGTGCCGCTGCGCCGCCTATCCGAACATCGTCGCCGCGATCATGCAGGCGCGGGCCGAGATGCAGGAGCTCTGA
- a CDS encoding xanthine dehydrogenase family protein molybdopterin-binding subunit: MTIAAPEPKENQGRPEPRVDARLKVTGEARYPADFALPNLAHAVLVTSSIARGTVTAVHKEAALAVPGVLDVLTYGDADALENPTFGNGNMTSVQPLKKRRIEHDGQIVALVVADTFEAASEGASKVRVEYRPEPASATLESEGTEVIPAVGNTQNHKEDASVGDFAGAFERAPVKLEAEYRTPAQHHNPIELFSTTAVWHDGDLTVYEPSQSVHGHKNALAKQLRIDPARVRVVSPFVGGAFGSKGPLSPRATIVALAAQKLNRPVRCVVSRMQAFTTQTYRAETRHRIQMGATPNGRVVAFSHEGWELTSRPDNYVVGGTDATTRIYDWGAVQSKVSLVKADRQTPGYMRSPPEVPYVFALESALDELAEKLGMDPIELRRVNDTMAEPIKKSPFTSRSLMACFDEAAKAFDWSRRRPTPGATRNGDWLVGYGCATTYYPSNTAASTARVRFSPDGKVVVQTASHEIGTGVRTVAAQMAAERLGVDVTAVAVEMGDTSLPPAPVAGGSNSTASVCSTVLKACDAIRARVFKAVAEINDSPVAGRAASELDLQKGEVVAGNGARAKLADLLRKAGVGVIEEYAEFIPEGGAPDAIAKLYQGQTSMSGGSHGKKMMFAFGAEFVEVHIHRLTREIRVPRLVGAFAAGRIMNTRTARSQLMGGLIWGMSSALHEATEIDPRNARIVNRDLQDYLVPVNADARDVEVLMLSEVDREVNPAGVKGLGELGNVGTNAAIANAVYNATGKRIRRLPIRVEDLLA, translated from the coding sequence GTGACCATTGCCGCTCCCGAGCCGAAGGAAAACCAGGGCCGTCCCGAACCGCGCGTCGACGCGCGCCTGAAGGTGACCGGCGAAGCCCGCTATCCGGCGGACTTCGCGCTGCCGAACCTCGCCCACGCGGTGCTGGTGACGAGTTCCATCGCACGCGGCACCGTCACCGCAGTCCACAAGGAGGCGGCGCTGGCCGTCCCCGGCGTTCTGGACGTGCTGACCTATGGCGACGCCGACGCACTGGAGAACCCGACCTTCGGCAATGGGAACATGACGTCGGTACAACCGCTCAAGAAGCGCCGGATCGAGCATGACGGCCAGATCGTCGCTCTGGTGGTCGCCGACACGTTCGAGGCCGCATCCGAGGGGGCCTCGAAGGTCCGGGTCGAGTACCGGCCCGAGCCGGCGAGCGCGACGCTGGAGTCCGAGGGCACCGAGGTCATCCCGGCGGTCGGCAACACGCAGAACCACAAGGAGGACGCCTCGGTCGGCGACTTCGCCGGTGCTTTCGAGAGAGCGCCGGTCAAGCTCGAGGCCGAGTATCGGACGCCCGCCCAGCATCACAATCCGATCGAGCTGTTCTCGACCACGGCGGTCTGGCACGACGGCGATCTGACTGTCTACGAGCCGAGCCAGTCGGTTCACGGTCACAAGAACGCTCTCGCCAAACAGCTCCGTATCGATCCGGCACGGGTGCGGGTGGTCAGTCCGTTCGTCGGCGGCGCGTTCGGTTCCAAGGGGCCGCTGTCGCCGCGCGCGACGATCGTCGCACTCGCGGCCCAGAAGCTGAACCGGCCGGTGCGCTGCGTCGTCAGCCGCATGCAGGCGTTCACGACCCAGACCTATCGCGCGGAGACGCGGCATCGCATCCAGATGGGTGCCACGCCCAACGGCCGCGTGGTCGCTTTTTCCCACGAGGGCTGGGAACTGACCTCCCGGCCGGACAACTACGTCGTCGGCGGCACGGACGCGACCACCCGCATCTACGATTGGGGCGCGGTGCAGTCGAAGGTCAGCCTGGTCAAGGCCGACCGCCAGACGCCGGGCTACATGCGCTCGCCGCCCGAGGTGCCCTATGTCTTCGCGCTCGAAAGCGCGCTCGACGAGCTGGCTGAGAAGCTCGGCATGGACCCGATCGAGCTCAGGCGCGTCAACGACACCATGGCCGAGCCGATCAAGAAATCGCCGTTCACCAGCCGGTCGCTGATGGCCTGTTTCGACGAAGCGGCGAAGGCATTCGACTGGTCGCGCCGCCGGCCGACGCCGGGGGCGACGCGGAACGGCGACTGGCTGGTCGGCTACGGCTGCGCGACGACCTACTATCCGAGCAACACGGCCGCTTCGACCGCGCGGGTTCGCTTTTCGCCCGACGGCAAGGTGGTCGTCCAGACGGCCAGTCACGAGATCGGCACCGGTGTCCGCACCGTCGCCGCGCAGATGGCGGCCGAACGGCTCGGCGTGGACGTTACGGCGGTCGCGGTCGAGATGGGCGACACGTCGCTCCCGCCCGCGCCGGTCGCGGGCGGATCGAATTCCACCGCGAGCGTCTGCTCGACCGTGCTGAAGGCCTGCGACGCGATCCGCGCGCGCGTGTTCAAGGCCGTGGCCGAGATCAACGACAGTCCGGTCGCAGGCCGGGCGGCATCCGAGCTCGACCTTCAGAAGGGTGAGGTGGTCGCGGGGAACGGCGCCCGCGCGAAACTGGCCGATCTGCTGCGCAAGGCCGGCGTCGGAGTGATCGAGGAATATGCCGAGTTCATACCCGAGGGAGGCGCGCCGGATGCGATCGCGAAGCTCTATCAGGGCCAGACCAGCATGTCCGGCGGCTCGCACGGCAAGAAGATGATGTTTGCCTTCGGTGCCGAATTCGTCGAGGTGCACATTCACCGGCTGACCCGCGAGATCCGCGTGCCGCGCCTCGTCGGCGCCTTCGCCGCCGGGCGGATCATGAACACGCGCACGGCCCGCAGCCAGCTCATGGGCGGCCTGATCTGGGGCATGAGTTCGGCCCTGCACGAGGCGACCGAGATCGATCCGCGCAACGCCCGCATCGTCAACCGCGACCTGCAGGACTATCTGGTGCCGGTCAACGCCGACGCGCGCGACGTCGAGGTGCTCATGCTCTCGGAGGTCGATCGGGAGGTGAACCCGGCCGGGGTCAAGGGCCTCGGAGAACTGGGCAATGTCGGCACCAATGCCGCGATCGCCAACGCCGTCTACAACGCGACCGGCAAGCGGATCCGCCGTCTGCCGATCCGGGTGGAGGATCTGCTGGCCTGA
- a CDS encoding iron ABC transporter permease, producing the protein MRLPTKASRFGGPAPWLFAAWGALILLPWYGSERGLAALVTGPTTSAIVAGLTGKPWLLLLVLPLVAATLAVRAGRPKLLAWAAGAGLLLLVVEAFLIGGKGWSVVALTGAFGAGPSQPALGWGALFLALTLSIVLAHGLARQGWCKGDAFTVGALIVVSGSIFAFVGYPIACMLISAFKDNAGHYDLAMFATKLGDASIWGLDCLQSSKSCGVAWNSLAQGVIVGVLSTLLGLAFALVAARTTFPFPRLFRVISVLPVITPPFVIGLALILMFGRAGMVTAMLTDLFGLPRSRWIYGMPGLTIAQLLAFTPISYLVLLGVVQGVSPSLEEASQTLRSGRWRTFRHVTWPLIRPGLANAFLIAFIESLADFGNPIMIGGNFRVLSTSIYFAVVGAAQDQGQAAVLAIVLLVFTLAAFLLQRLWVGRRSYVTVSGKGDAGVPVPLPRGLKIACLSVVIPWMILTAAVYAIILAGGFVAAIGSDNTPTLKHFVTAFAIGSGDHGWFLSGSAWNSLITTLQVAVLSMIPTAALGIVTAYLLNRQRFAGQGLFEFLTMMSFAIPGTVIGISYILAFNTPPIELTGTATIMIVAFVFRNMPVGIRAGLANLSQIDRSLDEASFTLGARSGLTLRRVILPILRPAIATSMVYAFVRAITSVSAVIFLVSGEYNLATVYIVGRAEFGEYGLAIVYSAVLIVIMVLALIAIQAIVGERKIGRRPAAAERTSSLDRVAEAS; encoded by the coding sequence ATGCGATTGCCTACGAAGGCGTCCCGCTTCGGTGGGCCGGCGCCCTGGCTGTTTGCGGCCTGGGGTGCGCTGATCCTGCTGCCCTGGTACGGCTCCGAGCGTGGTCTTGCCGCGCTCGTGACCGGTCCGACCACGTCGGCCATCGTCGCCGGCCTGACCGGAAAGCCCTGGCTGCTGCTGCTCGTCCTGCCGCTCGTCGCCGCGACGCTGGCGGTCCGGGCCGGCCGGCCGAAGCTTCTCGCGTGGGCCGCCGGGGCAGGGCTGCTGTTACTCGTGGTCGAGGCGTTCCTGATCGGCGGCAAGGGCTGGTCGGTCGTGGCGCTGACCGGCGCATTCGGCGCCGGGCCGAGCCAGCCGGCGCTCGGCTGGGGCGCGCTTTTCCTCGCTCTGACGCTTTCGATCGTGCTCGCCCACGGCCTCGCCCGTCAGGGCTGGTGCAAGGGCGACGCCTTCACGGTCGGCGCCCTGATCGTCGTGTCGGGGTCGATCTTCGCCTTCGTCGGCTATCCGATCGCCTGCATGCTGATCTCGGCGTTCAAGGACAACGCCGGGCACTACGATCTCGCGATGTTCGCGACGAAACTCGGCGACGCCTCGATCTGGGGGCTCGACTGTCTCCAAAGCAGCAAGAGCTGCGGCGTCGCATGGAATTCGCTGGCGCAGGGCGTGATCGTCGGGGTGCTGTCGACGCTGCTCGGGCTTGCCTTCGCGCTGGTCGCGGCGCGGACCACGTTTCCGTTTCCGCGCCTGTTCCGGGTGATCTCGGTGCTACCGGTGATCACCCCGCCGTTCGTGATCGGCCTCGCGCTGATCCTGATGTTCGGCCGGGCCGGCATGGTGACGGCGATGCTGACCGACCTGTTCGGCCTGCCGCGTAGCCGCTGGATCTACGGCATGCCGGGGCTCACCATCGCCCAGCTGCTCGCCTTCACGCCGATCTCCTATCTGGTGCTGCTCGGCGTGGTGCAGGGCGTCAGCCCGTCGCTCGAGGAGGCGTCGCAGACGCTGCGGTCGGGCCGGTGGCGGACGTTCCGGCATGTGACCTGGCCGCTGATCCGGCCGGGCCTCGCCAATGCCTTCCTGATCGCCTTCATCGAGAGCCTCGCGGATTTCGGCAATCCGATCATGATCGGCGGCAACTTCCGCGTCCTGTCGACGAGCATCTATTTCGCGGTGGTCGGCGCGGCACAGGATCAGGGGCAGGCGGCCGTGCTCGCCATCGTGCTGCTGGTCTTCACGCTCGCCGCTTTCCTGCTGCAGCGGCTCTGGGTCGGCCGGCGCAGCTATGTCACGGTCTCGGGCAAGGGCGACGCCGGCGTGCCGGTGCCGCTGCCACGCGGGCTGAAGATTGCCTGCCTCTCGGTCGTGATCCCCTGGATGATCCTCACCGCGGCGGTCTACGCCATCATCCTGGCCGGCGGCTTCGTCGCCGCGATCGGCTCGGACAACACGCCGACGCTCAAGCACTTCGTCACGGCCTTCGCGATCGGCTCGGGCGATCACGGCTGGTTCCTGTCCGGATCGGCATGGAATTCGCTGATCACGACGCTGCAGGTCGCCGTTCTGTCGATGATCCCGACGGCGGCGCTCGGCATCGTGACCGCCTACCTCTTGAACCGCCAGCGCTTCGCCGGCCAGGGACTGTTCGAGTTCCTGACCATGATGAGCTTCGCCATCCCGGGCACGGTGATCGGCATCAGCTACATCCTGGCCTTCAACACGCCGCCGATCGAACTCACGGGCACGGCGACGATCATGATCGTGGCCTTCGTGTTCCGGAACATGCCGGTCGGCATCCGCGCCGGCCTCGCCAACCTCAGCCAGATCGACCGCAGTCTCGACGAGGCATCATTCACGCTCGGCGCGCGCTCGGGGCTGACGCTCCGGCGCGTGATCCTGCCGATCCTGCGCCCGGCGATCGCGACCTCGATGGTCTATGCCTTCGTGCGCGCGATCACCAGCGTCAGCGCGGTGATCTTCCTGGTCAGCGGCGAGTACAACCTCGCCACCGTCTACATCGTCGGTCGCGCCGAATTCGGCGAATACGGACTGGCGATCGTCTATTCCGCGGTCCTGATCGTGATCATGGTCCTGGCGCTCATCGCGATCCAGGCGATCGTCGGCGAGCGGAAGATCGGTCGGCGGCCGGCCGCGGCGGAGCGAACCTCGTCCCTCGACCGCGTCGCGGAGGCTTCATGA
- a CDS encoding inositol monophosphatase encodes MSATVLSSGTAAGCAADLDARFAFAVDVARRAGRLALDLRDTLGPAEAKSAIDFCTEADRAVERLIRAEVADRFGDTMIGEEDGGEASSRVWVVDPIDGTAGYIHGTPRWCVSIALVVDGAIAFGVLYAPAEDRFFTARAGGGAFLNGAPIRVSGLRHGAAPVVEMGWSERRPLERYCAVLQGLTAAGIEFRRHGSGALGLADVACGRNDGYAELHINAWDALAGILLVREAGGFVNDFLADDGLTRGNLLLASTPEIAARLSALVGAG; translated from the coding sequence ATGAGCGCGACGGTTCTCTCGTCAGGAACGGCGGCCGGATGCGCCGCCGACCTCGACGCGCGCTTTGCCTTCGCCGTCGATGTCGCCCGCCGGGCCGGGCGGCTGGCGCTCGATCTGCGTGACACGCTGGGGCCGGCCGAGGCCAAGAGTGCGATCGACTTCTGCACCGAGGCCGATCGGGCCGTCGAGCGGCTGATCCGCGCCGAAGTCGCCGATCGTTTCGGCGACACGATGATCGGCGAGGAGGACGGCGGCGAGGCGTCGTCCCGGGTCTGGGTCGTCGATCCGATCGATGGCACGGCGGGATACATCCACGGTACGCCGCGCTGGTGTGTGTCGATCGCGCTGGTCGTCGACGGTGCGATCGCGTTCGGCGTCCTCTACGCGCCGGCGGAGGACCGGTTCTTCACCGCCCGCGCCGGCGGGGGCGCGTTTCTGAACGGCGCGCCGATCCGGGTCAGCGGCTTGCGCCACGGCGCGGCGCCGGTGGTCGAGATGGGCTGGTCCGAGCGTCGTCCGCTCGAGCGCTATTGCGCCGTCTTGCAAGGCCTGACGGCGGCCGGCATCGAATTCCGCCGCCACGGCTCCGGCGCGCTCGGTCTCGCCGACGTCGCCTGCGGCCGGAACGACGGTTATGCGGAGCTGCACATCAACGCCTGGGACGCGCTCGCCGGCATCCTGCTGGTGCGCGAGGCCGGCGGCTTCGTCAACGACTTCCTGGCCGACGACGGACTGACCCGCGGCAACCTGCTGCTCGCGTCGACCCCCGAGATCGCCGCGCGGCTCTCCGCGCTGGTGGGGGCCGGCTGA
- a CDS encoding ABC transporter ATP-binding protein: protein MNQIVSSSSIPAPAGAARGLPPALEFHQVVKRYGLVTAVAGVDFTVDRGTLVTLLGPSGCGKTTTLRLVAGLELPTTGQIRIDGTDVTFRSAAERDVSMVFQSYALFPHMSVLENVCYGLRASGVGKARAVEMAAEKLATVGLAGFEKRLPSELSGGQQQRVAVARAIVLEPKVLLFDEPLSNLDAKLRRRVREDIRQLQQQLGLTVIYVTHDQEEALAVSDRIIVMRNARIVQDGTPRDLYERPADRFIADFIGNANLVPVEVTRDDSPLARVSLDGMVLALPHRDLPAGRLDLAVRPNAFLLRAGGPQPGEIAGTIRKAAYLGSHMEYELVLPGIDRELFVVDPGVERPFEPGAVVGVRIAPHGAALVPADGGAA from the coding sequence ATGAACCAGATCGTGTCTTCGTCTTCGATCCCGGCGCCCGCCGGGGCGGCGAGGGGGCTTCCGCCGGCCCTGGAGTTCCACCAGGTCGTCAAGCGCTATGGCCTGGTGACCGCGGTGGCTGGCGTCGACTTCACGGTCGATCGCGGCACGCTCGTGACCCTGCTCGGCCCGTCGGGCTGCGGCAAGACCACCACGCTGCGGCTGGTCGCCGGGCTCGAATTGCCGACGACGGGGCAGATCCGGATCGACGGCACCGACGTCACCTTCCGCTCGGCGGCGGAGCGGGACGTCAGCATGGTGTTCCAGTCCTACGCGCTGTTCCCGCACATGAGCGTGCTCGAGAATGTCTGCTACGGCCTGCGTGCCTCCGGCGTCGGCAAGGCGCGGGCGGTCGAGATGGCGGCCGAGAAACTGGCGACCGTCGGGCTCGCCGGTTTCGAGAAGCGCCTGCCAAGCGAGCTGTCGGGCGGGCAGCAGCAGCGCGTCGCGGTGGCGCGCGCCATTGTGCTGGAGCCCAAGGTACTGCTGTTCGACGAGCCGCTGTCGAACCTCGATGCGAAGTTGCGCCGGCGGGTTCGCGAGGACATCCGGCAGCTTCAGCAGCAGCTCGGCCTGACGGTGATCTACGTGACGCATGATCAGGAGGAGGCGCTCGCCGTCTCCGACCGGATCATCGTGATGCGCAACGCCCGGATCGTGCAGGACGGCACGCCGCGCGATCTCTACGAGCGTCCGGCCGATCGTTTCATCGCCGACTTCATCGGCAACGCCAATCTGGTGCCGGTCGAGGTCACCCGCGACGACAGTCCGCTCGCGCGGGTGTCGCTCGACGGCATGGTGCTCGCCCTGCCGCATCGCGATCTGCCGGCCGGCCGGCTCGATCTGGCGGTCCGGCCGAACGCCTTCCTGCTCCGCGCCGGCGGGCCGCAGCCGGGCGAGATCGCCGGCACCATCCGCAAGGCCGCCTACCTCGGGAGCCACATGGAATACGAGCTCGTCCTGCCCGGCATCGACCGGGAGCTTTTCGTGGTCGATCCCGGCGTGGAACGGCCGTTCGAACCCGGCGCCGTGGTCGGCGTGCGGATCGCGCCGCACGGTGCGGCGCTCGTGCCGGCCGATGGCGGTGCGGCATGA